Within Enterobacter sp. RHBSTW-00175, the genomic segment ATAAAGCCTGCTTCAAAGGCAGACGGCGCCAGATACACGCCTTCTTCCAGCATCAGGTGGAAGAAACGCTTAAAGCGTTCAACATCGCACTTCACCACGTCCTGATAAGAGGTCACGGTTTTTGCATCGGTGAAGAAGATCCCAAACATCCCGCCCACGTGGTTCACTACCAATGGAATACCTGTCTCTTCTGCGGCGTTCAGCAGGCCGTTTGCCAGCTGCGTGGTCAGGTCGGTCAAGGTTTTGTGGATACCCGGTTGCGCCACTTCGTTCAGACAGGCGAAGCCCGCGGCCATCGCGATAGGGTTACCAGAGAGCGTACCCGCCTGGTAAACCGGCCCGGTTGGCGCCAGCGCTTCCATCACGTCCTTACGACCACCAAACGCGCCGACCGGCATCCCGCCGCCGATGATTTTGCCAAGGCAGGTCAGGTCTGGTTCAACGTCGTAGTAAGACTGCGCGCCCGCCAGCGCCACGCGGAAACCAGTCATCACTTCATCGATGATCAGCAGTGCGCCGAATTCGTCGCACAGTGCGCGCAGGCCCGGCAGGAAATCAGGCTGAGGTGGGATGCAGTTCATGTTGCCAGCAACCGGTTCAACGATGATGCAGGCAATCTCTTGCGGATATTGCTCGAAAGCTGCGCGAACGGAGCTAAGATCGTTATAGGTGCAGGTCAGAGTGTGTTTGGCGAAGTCGGCAGGTACGCCCGGGGAGTTCGGCTGGCCCAGCGTCAGGGCGCCAGAACCGGCTTTCACCAGCAGACAGTCTGCATGACCGTGGTAGCAGCCTTCAAATTTGATAATTTTGTCGCGGCCGGTAAAACCACGCGCCAGGCGGATAGCGCTCATGGTGGCTTCCGTACCGGAGTTCACCATACGCACCATATCCATTGTCGGCACCAGTTCGGTCACCAGCTCCGCCATTTTGACTTCCATCTCGGTTGGCGCGCCGAAGCTCAGGCCGCGCTGAGCCGCTTCAATGACCGCATTGCGGATAGACGGATGGTTGTGTCCCAGCACCATCGGGCCCCAGGAGCCAACGTAATCAATATAGGCTTTGCCATCGACATCATACAGATACGCGCCGTCAGCACGTTCGATAAACAGCGGCGTGCCGCCTACACCGGTAAAAGCGCGCACAGGCGAGTTCACACCCCCCGGGATAAGCTCGCGGGCTGCACTGTAGAGGTTTTCAGACTTGCTCATTGCGTCATTCCTGGTTCGTAGAAATAAGGTAAGGTGGCTATTCTAAGTGATTCCCGGAAGGTTATGAAATTTTTGCCCCATTAATGCATAAACAATTGTTAAGGATTTTTCAGGGGACGCGGAAGCTGTGTCTGGTAAAATCCTTGCGGCGATTTGTATGATTAAAAAGAACAGGCAATGAAAGCAGACATCCCCTCATTTGAAGAACAACAATTTGCGCGCGCACGGCACCGTATCAGCATCAGGCGGCTGCTCAATCGCGACAAAACACCGCTGGCTATTTTGCTGGCCGCCGCCATGGTGGGTACGCTTGCCGGGCTGGCTGGCGTGGCCTTTGAGAAAGCAGTGAATGCCGTGCTCAACTGGCGCATTGCCACAGTGGCGGGGTATGCGGATAACGGATGGCTGGTCTGGGTGTCGGCGTTTGGTTTGTCTGCCCTTTTTGCCATGGCAGGCTATTTTCTGGTACGCAAATTTGCACCAGAGGCCGGTGGTTCGGGTATTCCTGAGATTGAAGGGGCGCTTGAAGAGCTGCGTCCGGTGCGCTGGTGGCGGGTGATCCCGGTTAAATTTATCGGTGGCATGGGCACTCTGGGGGCAGGAATGGTGCTCGGACGAGAGGGGCCAACGGTACAGCTCGGTGGGAACGTAGGGCGCATGGTGGGCGACATGTTCCGGATGCGCAGCGCCGAAGCACGCCATACATTGCTGGCAACCGGGGCCGCAGCCGGGCTATCCGCAGCGTTCAATGCGCCGCTGGCCGGGATCCTGTTCATTATTGAAGAGATGCGCGCCCAGTTTCGCTACAACCTGATCTCAATTAAAGCGGTGTTTACTGGCGTTATTATGTCGAGCATTGTCTTTCGCATTTTTAACGGCGAAGGTGCGGTGATTGAGGTGGGTAAACTCACCAATGCGCCGGTGAATACCCTGTGGCTCTATCTGGTGCTCGGCATGATTTTTGGTGTTGTCGGCCCGTTGTTTAACACCCTTATCTTACGCGCACAGGATATGTTCCAGCGTATTCACGGCGGAAATACTACCAAATGGGTTCTGGTGGGTGGCCTGCTCGGCGGGATGTGCGGCA encodes:
- the hemL gene encoding glutamate-1-semialdehyde 2,1-aminomutase, which translates into the protein MSKSENLYSAARELIPGGVNSPVRAFTGVGGTPLFIERADGAYLYDVDGKAYIDYVGSWGPMVLGHNHPSIRNAVIEAAQRGLSFGAPTEMEVKMAELVTELVPTMDMVRMVNSGTEATMSAIRLARGFTGRDKIIKFEGCYHGHADCLLVKAGSGALTLGQPNSPGVPADFAKHTLTCTYNDLSSVRAAFEQYPQEIACIIVEPVAGNMNCIPPQPDFLPGLRALCDEFGALLIIDEVMTGFRVALAGAQSYYDVEPDLTCLGKIIGGGMPVGAFGGRKDVMEALAPTGPVYQAGTLSGNPIAMAAGFACLNEVAQPGIHKTLTDLTTQLANGLLNAAEETGIPLVVNHVGGMFGIFFTDAKTVTSYQDVVKCDVERFKRFFHLMLEEGVYLAPSAFEAGFMSVAHSKEDINNTIDAARKVFAKL
- the clcA gene encoding H(+)/Cl(-) exchange transporter ClcA, with translation MKADIPSFEEQQFARARHRISIRRLLNRDKTPLAILLAAAMVGTLAGLAGVAFEKAVNAVLNWRIATVAGYADNGWLVWVSAFGLSALFAMAGYFLVRKFAPEAGGSGIPEIEGALEELRPVRWWRVIPVKFIGGMGTLGAGMVLGREGPTVQLGGNVGRMVGDMFRMRSAEARHTLLATGAAAGLSAAFNAPLAGILFIIEEMRAQFRYNLISIKAVFTGVIMSSIVFRIFNGEGAVIEVGKLTNAPVNTLWLYLVLGMIFGVVGPLFNTLILRAQDMFQRIHGGNTTKWVLVGGLLGGMCGILGVIEPNAAGGGFGLIPIAAAGNFSVGLLLFMFISRVITTILCFSSGAPGGIFAPMLALGTLLGTAFGTAAAAGFPAYHLDAGTFAVAGMGALLAASLRAPLTGIVLVLEMTDNYQLILPMIITCLGATLLAQFLGGKPLYSTILARTLAKQEAEQASTQNT